The Streptomyces sp. HSG2 genome has a segment encoding these proteins:
- a CDS encoding GAF domain-containing protein has product MGDPWVALAAGADPVERSRALRRAHETFTRLGTVPRPVREVVAESWRRSAKAGVGPEDTADVELLDDDLAAYRSEHPLARVMPLVRELTGSFAADGEHLVAVCDTHGRLLWVEGHPATRRRASRMNFVPGARWAESAVGTNAPGTAVAVGHAVQIFSAEHFVRRVQPWTCAAAPVHDPWTGRVLGAIDITGGDRLAHPHSLGFVHAVARAAESHLALSSPLRPAGTTCLLHALGRSEARLTLDGLRMRLSRRHSEIVLLLSRHPEGLTGDELLCALYENEAVTAVTLRAELARLRRTLGAGRLASRPYRLTVPVDCDLSVVERRLNAGAVGAALAAYGGPLLPASRAPAVVRLRRRVADTLRRALVAGGDPDLLTDWAHAPWGEDDLDVWRALAAVRPTAAVGARLAALEDELAVPTSRALAEEAARRAAGAPRSRLPGRRPPSR; this is encoded by the coding sequence ATGGGTGATCCATGGGTGGCTCTGGCCGCGGGCGCGGACCCCGTGGAGCGCTCTCGCGCTCTGCGCCGCGCACACGAGACGTTCACCCGTCTGGGCACCGTGCCCCGCCCCGTCCGCGAAGTCGTGGCGGAATCGTGGCGCCGCTCGGCGAAGGCCGGGGTCGGTCCGGAGGACACGGCGGACGTCGAACTCCTCGACGACGATCTGGCCGCCTACCGCTCCGAGCATCCGTTGGCCCGGGTGATGCCCCTCGTCCGCGAACTCACCGGCTCCTTCGCGGCGGACGGCGAGCATCTGGTGGCCGTGTGCGACACCCACGGCAGGCTGCTGTGGGTCGAAGGACACCCGGCGACCCGCAGGCGGGCGTCCCGGATGAACTTCGTCCCCGGGGCGCGGTGGGCGGAGAGCGCGGTCGGGACCAACGCCCCGGGCACGGCCGTGGCGGTCGGTCACGCGGTTCAGATCTTCTCCGCCGAACACTTCGTCCGGCGCGTCCAGCCGTGGACCTGCGCGGCGGCGCCGGTCCACGACCCGTGGACGGGCCGGGTGCTCGGCGCGATCGACATCACCGGCGGTGATCGGCTGGCCCACCCGCACAGTCTGGGCTTCGTGCACGCGGTGGCCCGCGCGGCGGAGTCCCACCTCGCCCTCTCGTCCCCCCTCCGCCCGGCCGGGACGACCTGCCTGCTCCACGCGCTGGGGCGAAGCGAGGCCCGGCTCACCCTTGACGGGCTCCGCATGCGCCTGAGCCGCCGGCACAGCGAGATCGTGTTGTTGCTCTCCCGCCACCCCGAGGGGCTGACCGGAGACGAACTCCTCTGTGCCTTGTACGAGAACGAGGCGGTCACCGCGGTGACCCTGCGCGCCGAACTCGCCCGCCTCCGGCGGACCCTGGGGGCCGGACGACTGGCGTCGCGTCCGTACCGGCTGACCGTTCCGGTGGACTGCGATCTGTCCGTCGTGGAGCGGCGCCTCAACGCGGGCGCGGTCGGCGCGGCGCTCGCGGCCTACGGCGGCCCGCTGCTGCCGGCTTCCCGCGCCCCGGCCGTGGTCCGCCTGAGGCGCCGGGTCGCCGACACGCTCCGCCGCGCTCTCGTCGCCGGCGGTGATCCGGACCTGCTCACCGACTGGGCGCACGCCCCCTGGGGCGAGGACGACCTCGATGTCTGGCGCGCGCTCGCGGCCGTGCGACCGACGGCCGCGGTGGGCGCCCGGCTGGCCGCGTTGGAGGACGAGCTCGCCGTGCCCACGTCCAGGGCGCTCGCCGAGGAGGCGGCCAGGCGGGCCGCCGGGGCGCCCCGTTCACGCCTCCCCGGTCGGCGTCCGCCGTCCCGGTGA
- a CDS encoding IS1380 family transposase, with product MKKRIGSYPRVRTEGGGRGVVSQAGGVLLVETVRKTGLDQAISAALAPWRKPRAVHDPGKILLDVALAVALGGDCLADVGMLRAEPAVFGPVASDPTVSRLVDALAAGGKRALTALRQARAQVREYVWELAGDVAPDAAGQVVVDLDGVLVIAHSEKQDAAATWKKTFGHHPLMGFVDHGRGGSGEPVAALLRPGNAGSNTAADHIEVARLALAQLPKKYRRGRQTLLRTDSGGGTHEFVDWLCARGRWLSYSVGMTITDAIHHAVLKVPASAWTPAVEPDGEIRDGAWVAELDGDCLKGWPKGMRLIVRKERPHPGAQLRLTDADGMRLTCFATNTKNTPIAALELRHRQRARAEDRIRAARATGLRNLPLHDAAQNQIWLEIVQIALDLLAWMPMLALTGTARRWEPRRLRLRLFSAAAQLVTTGRRRIVRLARHWPWTGLITEALQRLAALPNPG from the coding sequence GTGAAGAAGCGTATCGGGTCCTACCCGCGTGTCCGTACCGAAGGCGGTGGTCGCGGGGTGGTTTCCCAGGCCGGTGGGGTGCTGCTGGTGGAGACGGTCCGTAAGACCGGTCTGGATCAGGCGATATCGGCGGCGTTGGCGCCGTGGCGCAAGCCGCGGGCGGTGCATGATCCGGGCAAGATCCTGCTGGATGTGGCGCTCGCGGTCGCGCTGGGCGGCGACTGCCTGGCGGACGTGGGCATGCTGCGGGCGGAGCCTGCGGTGTTCGGGCCGGTGGCTTCCGACCCAACGGTGTCCCGGCTGGTCGACGCGCTGGCAGCGGGCGGGAAGCGTGCGCTGACCGCACTGCGCCAGGCACGCGCTCAAGTCCGTGAATACGTGTGGGAGTTGGCCGGTGACGTGGCGCCGGATGCGGCCGGGCAGGTGGTCGTGGACCTGGACGGGGTGCTGGTGATCGCGCATTCCGAGAAGCAGGATGCGGCCGCGACCTGGAAGAAGACCTTCGGGCATCATCCGCTGATGGGGTTCGTCGACCACGGCCGGGGCGGGTCCGGGGAGCCGGTGGCCGCTCTGCTGCGGCCCGGGAACGCGGGCAGCAACACCGCAGCCGACCACATCGAAGTCGCCCGGCTCGCGCTGGCGCAGCTGCCGAAGAAGTACCGGCGCGGACGGCAGACGCTGCTCCGCACCGACTCCGGCGGGGGCACCCATGAGTTCGTCGACTGGCTGTGCGCCCGCGGCCGGTGGCTGTCCTACTCGGTCGGCATGACCATCACCGATGCCATCCACCACGCGGTCCTGAAGGTCCCGGCATCGGCCTGGACGCCGGCCGTCGAGCCCGACGGCGAGATCCGCGACGGCGCCTGGGTGGCCGAGCTCGACGGCGACTGCCTCAAGGGCTGGCCCAAGGGGATGCGGCTGATCGTGCGGAAGGAACGGCCGCACCCCGGCGCCCAGTTGCGTCTCACCGACGCCGACGGCATGCGCCTGACCTGCTTCGCCACCAACACCAAGAACACCCCGATCGCCGCGCTGGAGCTGCGGCACCGCCAGCGGGCCCGCGCCGAGGACCGCATCCGCGCCGCCCGCGCCACCGGCCTGCGCAACCTCCCCCTGCACGACGCCGCGCAGAACCAGATCTGGCTGGAGATCGTCCAGATCGCCCTCGACCTGCTGGCCTGGATGCCGATGCTCGCCCTCACCGGCACCGCCCGCCGGTGGGAGCCCCGCCGCCTGCGGCTGCGGCTGTTCTCCGCGGCCGCTCAGCTCGTCACCACCGGACGCCGCCGCATCGTCCGCCTCGCCAGACACTGGCCCTGGACCGGCCTGATCACCGAAGCCCTGCAACGGCTCGCTGCCCTGCCCAACCCCGGCTGA
- a CDS encoding DEAD/DEAH box helicase has translation MTLIDQLPRTADPDALYEAFESWADERGLTLYPHQEEALIEVVSGANVIVSTPTGSGKSMIAAAAHFAALARDEVTFYTAPIKALVSEKFFELCKLFGTENVGMLTGDASVNADAPVICCTAEVLASIALRDGKDADIGQVVMDEFHFYAEPDRGWAWQIPLLELERAQFVLMSATLGDVSFFEKDLARRTRRPTAVVRSATRPVPLSYEYRHTPLTETLTDLLSHRQAPVYIVHFTQAQAVERAQALMSINMCSREEKDRIAELIGGFRFTTKFGRNLSRYVRHGIGVHHAGMLPKYRRLVEKLAQAGLLKVICGTDTLGVGVNVPIRTVLFTALTKYDGSRVRTLRAREFHQIAGRAGRAGFDTAGLVVAQAPEHVIENEKALAKAGDDPKKRRKVVRKKAPEGFVSWTEKTFEKLIASDPEPLTSRFRVTHTMLLSVIARPGNAFDAMRRLLEDNHEPRKNQLRHIRRAIAIQRSLLDGGIVERTAGPDAEDRDFRLTVDLQQDFALNQPLSTFALAAFDLLDPASPSYALDMVSVVESTLDDPRQILAAQQNKARGEAVAAMKADGVEYEERMERLQDVTYPKPLEELLGHAYDTYRRSHPWVGDHPLSPKSVIRDMYERALSFTELISYYDLARTEGIVLRYLAGAYKALDHTIPDDLKSDDLQDLVEWLGEMVRQVDSSLLDEWEQLANPEELTAEEAQEKADQVRPVTANARAFRVLVRNAMFRRVELAALDHVRELGEMDADAGWDADAWGEAMDGYWDEYDDLGTGPDARGPRLLLIEEEPRNGLWRLRQIFDDPNGDHDWGISAEVDLTASDAEGRAVIRVTDVGRL, from the coding sequence GTGACCCTCATCGATCAGCTGCCGCGGACCGCCGACCCCGACGCCCTCTACGAGGCCTTCGAGTCGTGGGCCGACGAACGCGGCCTCACGCTCTATCCCCATCAGGAGGAGGCACTGATCGAGGTGGTCTCCGGGGCGAACGTGATCGTGTCGACGCCCACCGGGTCCGGCAAGAGCATGATCGCCGCGGCGGCCCACTTCGCCGCGCTGGCCCGGGACGAGGTCACGTTCTACACGGCCCCGATCAAGGCACTGGTCTCGGAGAAGTTCTTCGAGCTGTGCAAGCTGTTCGGCACCGAGAACGTGGGCATGTTGACGGGCGACGCCTCCGTGAACGCCGACGCGCCCGTGATCTGCTGCACCGCCGAGGTTCTCGCCTCGATCGCGCTGCGGGACGGCAAGGACGCCGACATCGGCCAGGTCGTGATGGACGAGTTCCACTTCTACGCGGAACCCGACCGGGGATGGGCCTGGCAGATCCCGCTGTTGGAGCTGGAGCGGGCACAGTTCGTCCTCATGTCGGCGACCCTGGGGGACGTCTCCTTCTTCGAGAAGGACCTCGCGCGCAGGACCCGGCGCCCCACGGCCGTCGTCCGCTCGGCCACCCGCCCGGTTCCCCTGTCCTACGAGTACCGCCACACCCCGCTCACCGAGACGCTCACCGACCTCCTGTCGCACCGGCAGGCCCCGGTCTACATCGTCCACTTCACCCAGGCCCAGGCGGTGGAGCGCGCACAGGCCCTGATGAGCATCAACATGTGCAGCCGGGAGGAGAAGGACCGGATCGCCGAGCTGATCGGCGGCTTCCGGTTCACCACCAAGTTCGGCAGGAACCTTTCCCGGTACGTCCGGCACGGCATCGGGGTGCACCACGCCGGGATGCTGCCCAAGTACCGCCGGTTGGTGGAGAAGCTGGCGCAGGCGGGGCTGTTGAAGGTGATCTGCGGGACCGACACCCTCGGGGTCGGCGTCAACGTCCCCATTCGGACGGTGTTGTTCACGGCGCTCACGAAGTACGACGGGAGTCGCGTGCGAACGCTGCGCGCCCGGGAGTTCCACCAGATCGCCGGCAGGGCGGGACGGGCCGGTTTCGATACGGCGGGGCTGGTCGTGGCCCAGGCCCCCGAGCACGTGATCGAGAACGAGAAGGCCCTGGCCAAGGCCGGGGACGATCCCAAGAAACGTCGCAAGGTGGTCCGCAAGAAGGCCCCGGAGGGCTTCGTCTCCTGGACGGAGAAGACGTTCGAGAAGCTCATCGCCTCCGACCCCGAGCCGCTGACGTCCAGGTTCCGGGTCACACACACCATGCTGCTGTCGGTGATCGCCCGCCCGGGCAACGCCTTCGACGCGATGCGCCGACTGCTGGAGGACAACCACGAACCCCGCAAAAACCAGCTGCGGCACATCCGCCGGGCGATCGCCATCCAGCGGTCGCTGCTGGACGGCGGGATCGTCGAGAGGACGGCGGGACCCGACGCCGAGGATCGCGACTTCCGGCTCACCGTCGACCTCCAACAGGACTTCGCGCTCAACCAGCCGCTCTCCACCTTCGCGTTGGCCGCGTTCGACCTGCTCGATCCCGCGTCCCCGTCGTACGCGCTGGACATGGTCTCGGTGGTGGAGTCCACGCTGGACGACCCGAGGCAGATCCTCGCCGCGCAGCAGAACAAGGCACGGGGGGAGGCGGTCGCGGCGATGAAGGCCGACGGCGTGGAGTACGAGGAGCGCATGGAGCGCCTCCAGGACGTCACGTACCCCAAGCCCCTGGAGGAGTTGCTCGGCCACGCCTACGACACCTACCGCCGCAGCCATCCGTGGGTCGGTGACCACCCCCTCTCCCCGAAGTCCGTGATCCGGGACATGTACGAGAGGGCGCTGTCCTTCACGGAGCTGATCTCGTACTACGACCTGGCGCGCACCGAGGGGATCGTGCTGCGCTACCTGGCCGGCGCGTACAAGGCGCTCGACCACACCATCCCGGACGATCTCAAGTCCGACGACCTCCAGGACCTCGTCGAGTGGCTCGGCGAGATGGTCCGCCAGGTCGACTCCAGCCTGCTGGACGAGTGGGAGCAGTTGGCCAACCCCGAGGAACTGACCGCCGAGGAGGCCCAGGAGAAGGCCGACCAGGTCAGGCCCGTCACCGCCAACGCCCGTGCCTTCCGGGTCCTGGTGCGCAACGCCATGTTCCGCCGGGTGGAGTTGGCCGCCCTCGATCACGTGCGTGAGCTGGGCGAGATGGACGCCGACGCCGGCTGGGACGCGGACGCCTGGGGTGAGGCGATGGACGGCTACTGGGACGAGTACGACGACCTGGGCACCGGCCCGGACGCCCGCGGGCCCCGACTGCTGCTCATCGAGGAGGAGCCGCGGAACGGGCTGTGGCGCCTGCGCCAGATCTTCGACGATCCCAACGGCGACCACGACTGGGGCATCAGCGCGGAGGTGGATCTCACGGCCTCCGACGCCGAGGGTCGCGCCGTGATCCGGGTGACGGACGTCGGCCGGCTCTGA
- a CDS encoding roadblock/LC7 domain-containing protein → MAHDKGLGWLLDDLTERVEPVRHAMILSGDGLVTGTSTGLRREDAEHLAAVSSGLHSLATGSGRHFGAGRVRQTMVEFDDAILFVAAAGEGSCLCVLTGGDSDIGQIAYEMTLLVNRVGEHLAVDDLRAVPAPAAES, encoded by the coding sequence ATGGCGCACGACAAGGGGCTGGGATGGCTGCTCGACGACCTGACCGAGCGCGTCGAACCCGTACGGCACGCCATGATCCTGTCCGGTGACGGACTGGTGACAGGGACAAGCACGGGGCTGCGGCGTGAGGACGCCGAGCATCTCGCCGCCGTCTCGTCCGGGCTGCACAGCCTTGCCACGGGGTCCGGACGTCACTTCGGGGCCGGGCGGGTGCGGCAGACCATGGTGGAGTTCGACGACGCCATACTGTTCGTCGCCGCCGCGGGCGAGGGCAGTTGCCTGTGCGTCCTCACCGGTGGCGACTCCGACATCGGGCAGATCGCCTACGAGATGACCCTGCTGGTGAACCGCGTCGGCGAGCACCTCGCCGTGGACGACCTCCGAGCCGTCCCTGCCCCCGCCGCCGAATCCTGA
- a CDS encoding N-acetylmuramoyl-L-alanine amidase: MERARPLPSRRRLLTGAALAALPGSLLSVAPAAARATYVDDPSAEWSPADPANYTVAERPLTHPIDHVVIHVAQETYEDTLAIFGDPTRRVSAHYVVSSRGRLAQCVREADIGWHAGNWDHNTRSVGIEHEGWVDRPWFFTHAMYERSARLTAGVCDRYGIPKDRSRIIAHHEVPGSDHVDPGPLWDWTRYIRLVNLLSEPR, translated from the coding sequence ATGGAACGAGCACGACCGTTGCCCAGCCGGAGGCGGCTCCTGACGGGCGCCGCCCTCGCCGCGCTCCCCGGCTCCCTCCTCTCGGTCGCCCCCGCCGCCGCGCGCGCCACGTACGTCGACGATCCGTCCGCCGAGTGGAGTCCGGCCGACCCGGCCAACTACACGGTGGCCGAGCGGCCCCTCACCCACCCGATCGACCACGTCGTGATCCACGTCGCCCAGGAGACCTACGAGGACACGCTCGCGATCTTCGGTGATCCGACGAGGAGGGTCTCCGCGCACTACGTCGTCTCGTCGCGCGGGCGACTGGCCCAGTGCGTGCGCGAGGCCGACATCGGCTGGCACGCGGGCAACTGGGACCACAACACCCGCAGCGTCGGAATCGAGCACGAGGGATGGGTGGACCGGCCGTGGTTCTTCACTCACGCCATGTACGAGCGGTCGGCGCGGCTCACGGCGGGAGTCTGCGACCGATACGGCATCCCCAAGGACCGCTCACGGATCATCGCGCACCACGAGGTGCCCGGCAGCGATCACGTCGACCCCGGCCCCCTGTGGGACTGGACGCGCTACATCCGGCTCGTCAATCTCCTGTCGGAACCCCGGTGA
- a CDS encoding aldehyde dehydrogenase family protein, with amino-acid sequence MTRYASPGTDGAIVSYRPRYDHFIGGEYVPPVRGRYFDNPSPVNGEPFTEVARGTAEDVERALDAAHAAAPGWARTSAAERSGVLLRIADRMEADLERLAVAESWENGKPVRETLAADIPLAIDHFRYFAGVIRSQEGSLGEVDDDTVAYHFHEPLGVVAQIIPWNFPILMAAWKLAPALVAGNAVVLKPAEQTPASIHYWLSLVADLIPPGVLNIVNGFGAEAGKPLASSPRVAKVAFTGETTTGRLIMQYASENIKPVTLELGGKSPNVFFDDVWARDDDFRDKALEGFTMFALNQGEVCTCPSRALIQRGHYAEFLEAAVARTERITPGHPLDTDTMIGAQASNDQLEKILSYFDIGRQEGGKVLTGGERVRHEGELKGGYYVQPTIFEGHNRMRIFQEEIFGPVVSVTPFEEFDDAMSIANDTLYGLGAGVWTRDINTAYRAGRAIQAGRVWTNCYHAYPAHAAFGGYKQSGIGRETHRMMLEHYQQTKNLLVSYSPKKLGFF; translated from the coding sequence ATGACCCGCTACGCCTCGCCCGGCACCGACGGCGCGATCGTCTCCTACCGGCCGCGATACGACCACTTCATCGGCGGCGAGTACGTCCCCCCGGTGCGCGGCCGGTACTTCGACAACCCGTCCCCCGTGAACGGCGAGCCGTTCACCGAGGTCGCCCGCGGCACGGCGGAGGACGTCGAGCGCGCCCTGGACGCGGCCCACGCGGCGGCGCCGGGGTGGGCGCGGACCTCGGCCGCCGAGCGCTCCGGGGTCCTGCTGAGGATCGCCGATCGGATGGAGGCCGATCTTGAGCGGCTGGCCGTCGCCGAGAGCTGGGAGAACGGCAAGCCTGTCCGGGAGACCCTGGCGGCCGACATCCCCCTGGCCATCGACCACTTCCGCTACTTCGCGGGGGTCATCCGATCACAGGAGGGGTCGCTGGGCGAGGTCGACGACGACACGGTCGCCTACCACTTCCACGAGCCGCTGGGCGTCGTCGCACAGATCATCCCGTGGAACTTCCCGATCCTGATGGCGGCGTGGAAGCTCGCGCCCGCCCTCGTCGCCGGGAACGCCGTCGTGCTGAAGCCCGCCGAGCAGACGCCGGCGTCCATCCACTACTGGCTGAGCCTGGTGGCGGACCTCATCCCCCCGGGGGTGCTGAACATCGTCAACGGGTTCGGGGCGGAGGCGGGGAAGCCGCTCGCCTCCAGTCCGCGGGTGGCCAAGGTGGCGTTCACCGGCGAGACCACCACCGGGCGGCTGATCATGCAGTACGCCTCGGAGAACATCAAGCCCGTCACCCTGGAGCTGGGGGGCAAATCACCCAATGTCTTCTTCGACGACGTGTGGGCGAGGGACGACGACTTCCGGGACAAGGCGCTGGAGGGCTTCACCATGTTCGCCCTGAACCAGGGCGAGGTGTGCACATGCCCGTCCCGCGCCCTGATCCAGCGTGGGCACTACGCGGAGTTCCTCGAAGCGGCCGTCGCGCGCACCGAGCGCATCACACCCGGTCACCCACTGGACACCGACACGATGATCGGCGCGCAGGCGTCCAACGACCAGTTGGAGAAGATCCTTTCCTACTTCGACATCGGCCGCCAAGAGGGCGGTAAGGTGCTCACAGGCGGCGAGCGCGTACGCCACGAGGGAGAACTGAAGGGCGGCTACTACGTGCAGCCGACCATCTTCGAGGGACACAACAGGATGCGGATCTTCCAAGAGGAGATCTTCGGCCCTGTCGTCTCGGTGACGCCGTTCGAAGAATTCGACGACGCGATGAGCATCGCCAACGACACGCTGTACGGTCTCGGCGCGGGCGTGTGGACACGGGACATCAACACGGCCTATCGTGCCGGCCGCGCCATCCAGGCGGGACGCGTCTGGACGAACTGCTACCACGCCTATCCGGCCCACGCCGCGTTCGGCGGGTACAAGCAGTCCGGTATCGGCCGGGAGACCCACCGAATGATGCTGGAGCACTACCAGCAGACGAAGAATCTGCTGGTGAGCTACTCGCCGAAGAAGCTGGGCTTCTTCTAG
- a CDS encoding oxygenase MpaB family protein translates to MRRFERLAHIRRLDPLADAHEIYRLTSAYEFPWDFTRALELALYRTYAVPSIGRLLARTRELTERTQRRYDDTSLLLDAIVEHGFGSEEGRTAIRRINRMHRSYDISDDDMRYVLCTFVVTPKRWIDAYGWRRLSRHEIVACAAYYGTLGRAMGIRDVPRTYTEYESVLDAYEEERFGWDPEARRVSDATLDLMCSWYPRPLAPVLRASTLALLDDHLLRAFRYRPPGDHTRALVRHAVRLRGRAVRLMPPRRAPHHARQNREIKSYPDGYRLAELGTRPVPGARGCPARPSGRTARTAD, encoded by the coding sequence GTGCGGCGCTTCGAACGACTGGCCCACATCCGACGGCTCGACCCGCTGGCCGACGCCCACGAGATCTATCGGCTCACCTCCGCCTACGAGTTTCCCTGGGACTTCACCCGGGCGTTGGAGCTGGCCCTCTACCGCACGTACGCGGTCCCGAGCATCGGTCGGCTGCTGGCCCGCACGCGGGAGCTGACCGAGCGGACACAGCGGCGCTACGACGACACGTCGCTGCTCCTCGACGCCATCGTCGAGCACGGTTTCGGCAGTGAGGAGGGCAGGACGGCGATCCGCCGGATCAATCGGATGCACCGGTCCTATGACATCTCCGACGACGACATGCGGTACGTCCTGTGCACCTTCGTCGTCACGCCCAAGCGGTGGATCGACGCCTACGGGTGGCGCCGGCTCTCCCGGCACGAGATCGTCGCCTGCGCCGCCTACTACGGAACCCTCGGCAGGGCGATGGGAATCAGGGACGTGCCGCGCACCTACACCGAGTACGAGAGCGTCCTGGACGCCTACGAGGAGGAGCGCTTCGGGTGGGATCCCGAGGCCAGGCGGGTCTCCGACGCCACGCTCGACCTGATGTGCTCCTGGTACCCGCGCCCCCTCGCCCCGGTACTCCGGGCCTCCACCCTGGCGCTTCTGGACGACCACCTGCTGCGCGCCTTCCGCTACCGGCCGCCGGGAGACCACACCCGCGCGCTGGTGAGGCACGCGGTACGGCTGCGCGGGCGCGCGGTCAGACTGATGCCACCGCGACGGGCGCCCCACCACGCACGGCAGAACCGGGAGATCAAGAGCTATCCGGACGGCTACCGGCTGGCGGAGCTGGGCACCCGCCCGGTGCCGGGGGCGCGCGGCTGCCCTGCCCGGCCTTCGGGACGGACGGCGAGGACGGCTGACTGA
- a CDS encoding PPOX class F420-dependent oxidoreductase encodes MARKMTDEEWREFVSSGTRTGKLSTVRADGGPHVAPIWFLLDGDDLVFNTSKSSVKGRNLARDGRVALCVDDDRPPFGFVVLRGRARLSEDPEEVRRWATRIGGRYMGEERAEEFGARNASPGELVVRVGVERILAMEGIAD; translated from the coding sequence ATGGCACGGAAGATGACCGACGAGGAGTGGCGGGAGTTCGTCTCGTCCGGCACCCGCACGGGCAAACTGTCCACGGTGCGGGCCGACGGCGGTCCGCACGTGGCTCCGATCTGGTTCCTGCTGGACGGGGACGACCTGGTGTTCAACACGAGCAAGTCTTCGGTGAAGGGACGCAACCTGGCCCGGGACGGAAGGGTCGCCCTGTGCGTGGACGACGACCGGCCGCCCTTCGGCTTCGTCGTCCTGCGTGGCCGGGCTCGGCTGTCGGAGGACCCGGAGGAGGTGCGCCGCTGGGCCACGAGGATCGGGGGCCGGTACATGGGCGAGGAGCGGGCGGAGGAGTTCGGGGCTCGCAACGCCTCGCCGGGGGAACTGGTGGTGCGCGTCGGCGTCGAGCGGATACTCGCGATGGAGGGCATAGCCGACTGA
- a CDS encoding metal-dependent hydrolase, protein MMGPAHSLSGAAAWLGVGGAAAAWGHPMPWPVLLAGALICAGAALAPDLDHKAATISRAFGPVSRGLCEIVDKLSHAVYQATRKPGDPRRNGGHRTLTHTWLWAVLIGGGTSLLAITGGRWAVLAILFVHMVLAIEGLLWRATRGSSSDVLVWLLAATSAWILAELLDGAGGGADWLFTAPGQEYLWLGLPIVLGALVHDLGDALTVSGCPVLWPIPVGRKRWYPVGPPRALRFRAGSWVELKVLMPAFMLLGGVGGVVALNAV, encoded by the coding sequence ATGATGGGACCAGCACACTCACTGTCGGGAGCCGCTGCCTGGCTCGGGGTCGGCGGAGCGGCGGCGGCCTGGGGCCATCCCATGCCCTGGCCCGTTCTGCTCGCGGGGGCGTTGATCTGCGCCGGGGCGGCGCTCGCGCCCGATCTCGACCACAAGGCGGCGACCATCTCCCGTGCTTTCGGGCCGGTGTCGCGTGGCCTCTGCGAGATCGTCGACAAGCTCTCCCACGCCGTCTACCAGGCCACCAGGAAACCGGGGGATCCCCGGCGCAACGGCGGGCACCGAACCCTCACGCACACCTGGCTCTGGGCCGTGCTCATCGGCGGCGGCACGTCGCTCCTGGCGATCACCGGCGGTCGGTGGGCCGTCCTGGCGATCCTCTTCGTGCACATGGTGCTGGCCATCGAAGGACTCCTGTGGCGGGCCACCCGGGGCTCCAGCAGCGATGTCCTCGTGTGGCTGCTGGCCGCGACGAGCGCCTGGATACTGGCCGAGCTGCTGGACGGGGCCGGCGGCGGCGCGGACTGGCTGTTCACCGCGCCGGGGCAGGAGTACCTGTGGCTCGGGCTGCCCATCGTGCTGGGCGCCCTGGTTCACGACCTGGGCGACGCGCTCACCGTCTCGGGTTGCCCGGTGCTCTGGCCGATACCCGTCGGCCGCAAGCGCTGGTACCCGGTCGGTCCTCCCCGGGCCCTGCGGTTTCGCGCGGGCAGCTGGGTGGAGCTGAAGGTGCTGATGCCCGCGTTCATGCTCCTCGGGGGTGTGGGCGGCGTCGTGGCGCTGAACGCCGTGTGA